One window of the Macaca thibetana thibetana isolate TM-01 chromosome 1, ASM2454274v1, whole genome shotgun sequence genome contains the following:
- the LOC126943486 gene encoding olfactory receptor 2L2, whose amino-acid sequence MENYNQTSTDFILLGLFPPSRIGLFIFTLIVLIFLMALIGNLSMILLIFLDTHLHTPMYFLLSQLSLIDLNYISTIVPKMVYDFLYGNMSISFIGCGIQSFFFLTLAVAEALLLTSMAYDRYVAICFPLHYPIRISKRVCVLMITGSWMIGSINSCAHTVYALHIPYCKSRAINHFFCDVPAMLTLACTDTWVYESTVFLSSTIFLVFPFIGIACSYGRVLLAVYCMHSAEGRKKAYSTCSTHLTVVTFYYAPFAYTYLRPRSLRSPTEDKVLAVFYTILTPMLNPIIYSLRNKEVMGALTRVIQKIFSVKI is encoded by the coding sequence ATGGAAAATTACAATCAAACATCAACTGATTTCATCTTATTGGGGTTGTTCCCACCATCAAGAATTGGCCTTTTCATCTTTACCCTCATTGTTCTCATTTTCCTAATGGCTCTAATTGGAAACCTATCCATGATTCTTCTCATCTTTTTGGACACCCATCTCCACACACCCATGTATTTCCTACTTAGTCAGCTCTCACTCATTGACCTAAATTACATCTCTACCATTGTTCCTAAGATGGTTTATGATTTTCTGTATGGAAACATGTCTATTTCCTTCATTGGATGTGGGATTCAGAGTTTCTTCTTCTTGACTTTAGCAGTTGCAGAAGCACTGCTCCTGACATCAATGGCCTATGATCGTTATGTGGCTATTTGCTTTCCTCTCCACTATCCCATCCGCATAAGCAAAAGAGTGTGTGTGCTGATGATAACAGGATCTTGGATGATAGGCTCCATCAACTCTTGTGCTCACACGGTATATGCTCTCCATATCCCATATTGCAAGTCCAGAGCCATCAATCATTTTTTCTGTGATGTTCCAGCTATGTTGACCCTAGCCTGCACGGATACCTGGGTCTATGAGAGCACAGTGTTTTTGAGCAGCACCATCTTTCTTGTGTTTCCTTTCATTGGTATCGCATGTTCCTATGGCCGAGTTCTCCTCGCTGTCTACTGCATGCACTCtgcagaagggaggaagaaggccTATTCGACCTGCAGCACCCACCTCACTGTAGTGACTTTCTACTATGCACCTTTTGCTTATACCTATCTACGCCCAAGATCCCTGCGATCTCCAACAGAGGACAAGGTTCTGGCTGTCTTCTACACCATCCTCACCCCAATGCTCAACCCCATCATCTACAGCCTGAGAAACAAGGAGGTGATGGGGGCCCTGACACGAGTGATTCAGAAAATCTTCTCGGTGAAAATATAG